A single genomic interval of Methyloceanibacter caenitepidi harbors:
- the tkt gene encoding transketolase, which yields MQDQAVADVTHKDMANAIRALAMDAVQKANSGHPGMPMGMADVATVLFTQFLKFDATHPDWPDRDRFVLSAGHGSMLLYALLYLTGYPDMDIGEIERFRQLGARTAGHPEYGHAPGIETTTGPLGQGIGNAVGMALAERLQNAHYGDGIVSHFTYCLAGDGCLMEGISQEAISLAGHLKLGRLIVLFDDNQISIDGSTDLAVSDDQLQRFGASGWHTAAVDGHDPEAVALAIQNARNVTDQPSIIACRTVIGYGAPNKQGTSSTHGSPLGDEEIAGAREALGWPHPPFVVPDEILAVWREAGRRNRAAFERWTAAAGKLDADERTHLVDPVDTKVAAAISEAVAGIKADFAAEGAKLATRQSSQKVLERLVPVVPGIVGGSADLTGSVGTLTKQHGIVETGDFSGNYIHYGVREHAMGAAMNGMALHGGIVPYAGTFLVFSDYCRPAIRLSALMEQRVVYVMTHDSIGLGEDGPTHQPVEQLAALRAIPNLNVMRPADSVECAECWDIALKSKSTPAIMTLTRQGLPLLRSAPTNENLCAKGAYVLIEPDGGRDVTLLATGSEVSLAVEAAKLLAGEGVKAAVVSMPCWELFEAQEPSYRDAVLGSAPRVGVEAAVEFGWQEWLGPKGAFVGMRGFGASAPAGELYKHFGITPEAVAAAARDLIV from the coding sequence ATGCAGGATCAGGCAGTGGCGGATGTGACACATAAGGATATGGCGAACGCGATCCGCGCGCTTGCCATGGACGCGGTGCAGAAGGCGAATTCCGGCCACCCCGGCATGCCCATGGGCATGGCCGATGTCGCCACGGTCCTGTTCACGCAATTTCTCAAATTCGACGCCACCCATCCCGATTGGCCGGACCGGGATCGCTTCGTGCTGTCGGCTGGCCACGGGTCCATGCTGCTGTATGCGCTGCTTTACCTGACCGGCTACCCGGACATGGATATTGGCGAGATCGAGCGCTTCCGCCAGCTCGGCGCGCGCACCGCAGGTCACCCCGAATACGGTCATGCCCCCGGCATCGAGACGACGACGGGCCCGCTGGGGCAGGGGATCGGCAACGCGGTGGGCATGGCCCTCGCCGAGCGTCTGCAGAACGCCCATTACGGCGACGGCATCGTCAGCCACTTCACCTACTGCCTGGCCGGCGACGGCTGCCTCATGGAAGGCATCAGCCAGGAGGCGATCTCCTTGGCCGGACATTTGAAGCTCGGGCGGTTGATCGTCCTGTTCGACGACAATCAGATTTCGATCGATGGATCGACGGATCTTGCCGTCAGCGACGATCAGCTGCAGCGTTTCGGCGCTTCCGGCTGGCATACGGCGGCCGTGGACGGTCACGATCCGGAAGCGGTAGCGCTCGCTATTCAGAACGCACGCAACGTCACCGACCAGCCTTCCATCATCGCTTGCCGCACCGTGATCGGATACGGCGCGCCCAACAAGCAAGGCACTTCCTCGACCCACGGCTCGCCGCTGGGCGATGAGGAGATCGCCGGCGCACGCGAAGCGTTGGGTTGGCCGCATCCCCCGTTTGTGGTGCCTGACGAGATCCTTGCCGTATGGCGCGAGGCGGGCCGGCGCAACCGGGCCGCGTTCGAGCGCTGGACGGCAGCGGCCGGAAAACTGGATGCGGACGAGCGCACCCATCTTGTCGACCCCGTGGATACGAAGGTGGCGGCGGCCATTTCGGAGGCTGTTGCCGGCATCAAGGCCGATTTTGCGGCCGAGGGCGCCAAACTCGCCACGCGGCAGTCTTCGCAGAAAGTGCTGGAGCGCCTCGTTCCCGTCGTGCCGGGCATCGTCGGCGGTTCTGCCGACCTCACCGGCTCCGTCGGCACACTGACGAAACAGCATGGTATCGTGGAGACGGGCGACTTTTCCGGGAACTACATTCACTACGGCGTGCGCGAACACGCGATGGGGGCCGCAATGAACGGAATGGCCCTTCACGGCGGGATTGTGCCTTATGCGGGCACCTTCCTGGTGTTCTCGGACTACTGCCGCCCAGCCATCCGGTTGTCGGCGTTGATGGAGCAGCGTGTGGTCTATGTGATGACTCACGATTCCATCGGTCTCGGCGAGGACGGTCCGACCCACCAGCCGGTCGAGCAATTGGCCGCGCTGCGGGCCATTCCCAATCTCAACGTCATGCGCCCGGCGGACTCGGTCGAATGCGCCGAGTGCTGGGACATCGCGCTCAAGTCCAAGTCGACGCCCGCGATCATGACGTTGACCCGCCAGGGGCTGCCGCTGTTGCGGTCGGCGCCGACCAACGAGAACCTCTGCGCCAAAGGGGCGTACGTCCTCATCGAGCCTGACGGCGGACGCGACGTGACTTTGCTCGCGACCGGATCGGAAGTCTCGCTGGCTGTCGAGGCGGCGAAGTTGCTCGCCGGCGAGGGCGTCAAGGCTGCGGTCGTCTCGATGCCCTGTTGGGAGCTATTCGAGGCGCAGGAGCCGTCCTACAGGGACGCCGTTTTGGGGTCGGCGCCGCGCGTGGGCGTGGAGGCGGCTGTCGAGTTCGGCTGGCAGGAATGGCTGGGCCCGAAGGGGGCCTTCGTCGGGATGCGCGGATTTGGTGCTTCCGCCCCGGCTGGAGAGCTCTATAAGCATTTCGGCATCACGCCCGAGGCTGTGGCAGCCGCGGCGCGCGATCTCATTGTTTAA
- the gap gene encoding type I glyceraldehyde-3-phosphate dehydrogenase, producing the protein MATPRVAINGFGRIGRLTFRAFMEAGRDDLDFVAINDLGSADMNALLLEYDTVHGKFPGEISVDGSSLRVNGKDVAVLAEPDPEKLPWDELGVDIVMECTGRFTKREAAAQHLKAGAKRVLVSAPCSGADLTVVYGVNDQKLTEADVVVSNASCTTNCLAPVAEVLHKLVGIERGYMTTIHAYTGDQRTVDTLHKDPRRARASAANLIPTSTGAAKAVGLVLPELEGKLDGASIRVPVPNVSLVDLTFQAGRKTSADEINEAVAEAASKAPLLGVLGVNDKPLVSSDFNHSPLSSVFDETGTQVIDGTFCRVVAWYDNEWGFSNRMSDTAVAMGRLL; encoded by the coding sequence ATGGCCACACCACGCGTTGCCATTAATGGATTTGGCCGGATCGGCCGTTTGACGTTCCGGGCCTTCATGGAGGCCGGCCGCGACGATCTCGACTTCGTGGCGATCAACGATCTCGGCTCGGCCGATATGAACGCCTTGCTTCTTGAGTACGATACCGTACACGGCAAATTCCCCGGCGAGATCTCCGTGGACGGCAGCAGCCTCCGCGTCAATGGCAAGGACGTTGCGGTTCTAGCCGAGCCCGATCCCGAGAAACTGCCGTGGGACGAGCTTGGCGTCGACATCGTCATGGAATGTACTGGCCGCTTCACCAAGCGCGAAGCCGCTGCGCAGCACCTGAAGGCGGGCGCGAAGCGCGTGCTCGTGTCCGCGCCGTGCTCGGGCGCCGACCTCACCGTGGTCTATGGCGTCAACGACCAGAAGCTCACCGAGGCCGACGTCGTCGTTTCCAACGCGTCCTGCACAACCAACTGCCTCGCTCCCGTGGCCGAAGTTCTGCACAAGCTGGTAGGCATTGAGCGCGGCTACATGACCACGATCCACGCCTATACGGGCGATCAGCGTACGGTGGATACACTCCACAAGGATCCGCGTCGCGCCCGCGCGAGCGCCGCGAACCTGATCCCGACCTCGACAGGCGCGGCCAAGGCAGTCGGTCTGGTCCTGCCTGAGCTGGAGGGTAAGCTCGATGGCGCATCCATCCGCGTGCCCGTGCCGAATGTCAGCCTGGTCGACCTCACCTTCCAGGCCGGCCGCAAGACGAGCGCCGACGAGATCAACGAGGCCGTCGCCGAAGCTGCGTCCAAGGCGCCGCTGCTCGGTGTGCTCGGCGTCAACGACAAGCCGCTCGTGTCGTCGGACTTCAATCACAGCCCGCTCAGCTCCGTGTTTGACGAGACCGGCACGCAAGTGATCGACGGCACGTTCTGCCGCGTCGTCGCCTGGTACGACAACGAATGGGGCTTCTCCAACCGCATGAGCGACACCGCGGTTGCGATGGGACGCTTGCTATGA
- a CDS encoding phosphoglycerate kinase: MTSGNGMADIDLASIKTIDGLDVAGKRVLVRADLNVPVEDGAVADATRIERVLPTIEALRKAGAKVVLMSHFGRPKGERSPETSLKPVATKLTELLGADVLFLDDCIGPEVEAGIASLKDGDVALLENLRYHTGETKNDVGFAKQLAALGDIYVDDAFSCAHRAHASVEAIARLMPAYAGMAMMAEINALSAALENPKLPVMAVVGGAKVSTKIEVLTNLAQRMNIIVVGGGMANTFLFADGIDIGKSLCEPDFVDTVKEITEKAKASSCEIVLPVDVVVANSLAEGVETSECGVDEIPEEALALDWGPKSVALLIEKLEGAHTILWNGPLGAFEIAPFGAATFALAQEAGARTKAGKLISVAGGGDTVRALNMAGAADNFTYISTAGGAFLEWLAGEQLPGVVVLAGGATPPQSAVA; this comes from the coding sequence ATGACCTCAGGGAACGGCATGGCGGACATCGACCTCGCCAGCATCAAGACCATCGATGGGCTTGATGTGGCGGGGAAGCGTGTCCTCGTCCGTGCCGATCTCAACGTGCCGGTCGAGGATGGCGCTGTCGCTGACGCGACGCGGATCGAACGTGTCCTGCCGACGATCGAAGCCCTGCGGAAGGCCGGCGCGAAAGTCGTTCTGATGTCGCATTTCGGCCGTCCCAAGGGTGAGCGCTCGCCTGAGACGTCGCTGAAACCCGTCGCCACGAAGCTCACCGAGCTTTTGGGGGCGGACGTTTTGTTCCTCGATGATTGCATTGGTCCAGAGGTCGAGGCGGGCATCGCATCGCTCAAGGACGGCGACGTCGCGCTGCTCGAGAACCTGCGTTACCACACCGGCGAAACGAAAAACGACGTCGGCTTCGCCAAGCAGCTCGCGGCCTTGGGCGACATCTATGTGGACGATGCGTTCTCCTGCGCCCACCGCGCTCATGCCTCTGTCGAGGCCATCGCGCGTCTGATGCCCGCCTACGCCGGGATGGCGATGATGGCGGAGATCAATGCCTTGAGCGCCGCGCTTGAAAACCCGAAGCTTCCTGTGATGGCCGTGGTCGGCGGCGCCAAAGTCTCCACGAAGATCGAGGTGCTGACCAATTTGGCGCAGCGCATGAACATAATCGTGGTCGGCGGCGGCATGGCCAACACCTTCCTGTTTGCCGATGGGATCGACATAGGCAAGTCTCTGTGCGAGCCGGACTTCGTCGACACCGTCAAGGAGATCACTGAGAAAGCCAAGGCGTCCAGTTGCGAGATCGTGCTTCCCGTGGATGTGGTGGTCGCGAACAGCTTGGCCGAAGGCGTCGAAACATCCGAGTGCGGCGTTGATGAGATTCCGGAAGAAGCGTTGGCCCTGGACTGGGGGCCAAAGAGCGTTGCCCTCCTGATCGAGAAGCTCGAAGGCGCCCACACAATTCTTTGGAACGGCCCGCTCGGCGCGTTTGAAATCGCACCCTTTGGTGCGGCGACCTTTGCGCTCGCGCAAGAAGCGGGCGCCCGCACGAAAGCGGGAAAGCTCATTTCCGTCGCTGGAGGTGGCGACACGGTGCGCGCGCTCAACATGGCAGGCGCGGCGGATAACTTCACCTATATCTCCACGGCGGGTGGGGCCTTCCTCGAGTGGCTCGCCGGCGAGCAATTGCCGGGCGTTGTGGTTCTGGCGGGCGGCGCAACGCCGCCTCAGTCGGCGGTGGCTTGA
- the rpe gene encoding ribulose-phosphate 3-epimerase, producing MAREIVIAPSILSADFAKLGGEVEAIDRDGCDWVHLDVMDGHFVPNITFGPDVVAALRPHSDKVFDTHLMIAPCDPYLEAFAKAGSDIITVHAEAGPHLDRSLQHIRSLGKKAGVSLTPSTPESAIEYVLDKLDLVLVMTVNPGFGGQTFIPAQLDKIRAIRKMIGERPIHLEVDGGVNVDTAGLVAEAGADALVAGSAVFKNGDYAKNIAAIREAAMAGVAA from the coding sequence ATGGCGCGCGAGATCGTCATCGCGCCGTCGATCCTGTCGGCTGATTTCGCCAAACTCGGCGGGGAAGTCGAGGCGATCGACCGCGATGGATGCGACTGGGTCCATCTCGACGTCATGGACGGTCACTTCGTGCCGAACATCACCTTCGGGCCTGACGTGGTCGCGGCGCTTCGACCGCACTCGGACAAAGTATTCGACACGCATCTGATGATCGCGCCGTGCGACCCCTATCTCGAGGCGTTCGCGAAGGCCGGCTCCGACATCATCACGGTGCACGCGGAAGCCGGGCCACATCTCGACCGGTCGTTGCAGCACATTCGGAGCCTCGGCAAGAAGGCGGGGGTCAGCCTTACGCCGTCGACGCCCGAGAGCGCCATAGAGTATGTGCTCGACAAGCTCGACCTTGTTCTGGTGATGACCGTCAATCCGGGCTTCGGCGGCCAGACCTTCATCCCGGCGCAGCTCGACAAGATCCGCGCCATCCGCAAGATGATCGGCGAGCGGCCGATCCACCTGGAAGTCGACGGCGGCGTGAATGTCGACACGGCCGGGCTCGTCGCCGAGGCGGGCGCCGACGCACTCGTGGCGGGCTCCGCCGTCTTCAAGAACGGCGACTATGCGAAGAACATCGCAGCCATCCGCGAGGCGGCCATGGCGGGCGTCGCCGCCTGA